The genomic stretch tttttattagaagccATTGCTGTGTGATCCAGTATCAATTGCAGGAAGCTGTTGGCAAAGGTCAACTGCACTCTTGTTTATTAATAGTCAGTGtactcaaaatcaataaaagaccCCATAAGCCTTGTCTCCACCAGCAAACGAAGCGGCTCAGATTGTATGCACACTCAACAGTTTCCTGACACAAGCATCATCACTAGGAAAGGATTATGGTAATCACCAGCAATTACCTAGTCAACTCCAAGCAACTGAAAAGGAAGCAGCTTCAATTCAGCGAGTTCATTTAAAAGACAAGTAAAAATGGTGGATGATAGAGAGGTGTGGAACCTGCTACCCCAACCATCACCCCGATGCCAGAGGTGCCACCTCAGTCCTCTCTCACGGCAAATTATCAACGGGGGGCCAGCCCGGGCAAGGGACATCGGACTTTCTCCAAAAAGAGATCCACCAAAACATTATGAACTTGTTGATCATGTACTGTATGCATGTACGTTGCTTGCAGCCTTAGGCGAAAGTGAAGATGATTTGTAAAATAGAGGcattggtttttatatatataccatcaaaatttaataagattttgaattaagaaaaaaaaaatgtacttagttcaaaatcttattaaattttgatgGGAGGTAATTTTGAAACAATAATCTGATTTTGATAGGTGTGTGTAAAAGCTAATCTATAATACACCTTTTACcgctaaaaataaaatgataaccAACCAACAAAAGAGACCCAATGGTCAATTAGCGAGCATCAACATTTTACGACAGAGACAGGGGAGAGAAACACCTTATCGTCTCCCTCCTCTCTCGTCTGACGTCTCTCTTCCATTGTTCATTAACTAACTACTGACATACACAcacattcaaaataatataaattaattaattataaacagAATACAAGAAAAAGCCCACCATATCAGACCACCAGTCGAGCCGGTTCCCTAATGGCGATAGCGGCGGCGGCGGCAGCCACAATGATCACAAGTTGCAGTAAGTTTTTGAGGTTCAGAGTTCAATGCTCTGATAATTCTAGCCCAAGGCGTGGTTTTGGTTCCAAATCTGACACCAACACCAACAACAAAGTAAGCATCCcatgcttttcttttcaattcactCACTTAATTTGGTCACActcacaatttaattaattattctcttTATCTTCCCTGCCTCCTTTCTAAACAAAAGAAAGCGCGCAGCAGCAGCTCAAGGGAGGAAAAGGGTATGGCGTTACAACAAAGGTGAGGTTTCCTATCCCATCCCACCCAACCCAAGTTAACTACTTGCTgatttcttttctgtttctATCTATACCTTTCTTACCGTCGTCTCTTATCATTGCTGCTTCTGTTTTTGTTGCAGAAAATCAACTACTCAACAATCTGGTGCCTCGTTACCTTCTCGTATGTGAATTATTATCACCATCTTGTTTTCTCATCTCTTCTTgctatttttttcacaagtaaACTTCTTCAGCTATGTAAATTCTAATGTCCCTTTGTCTATCAACTCGGCTGCTATGCTAATTGCTGTGATTGAGATTGCAGGGtctaatcattgtttttttacaacGTCCCTCCTTTTTAATTACTGCCGTTCAACGCTAGTTTTGTTGGAATTAAAgcctgatttttttcttatttgataactaaataagcACCTTTTACCCATATTAATCAGTCAAAAGCTGAATGGGGACTATCAGACTGCTTCCATTTTAGAGTACCAACATTTTATGTTGATTTCCCACCTTTTATCCGTGAAAAATTTTGCCATTCTGCTTCGAAAATTTTGTTCAATCTAGTAGAAAATGCTCTTCTAATAATACCCTTTAGCTAAAATGTGTGTTCGTTGTAGAGGCACCTGGTTTAAGTTCTCGTTTTGATGGAAAGTCTAGCAGGAATTCTGCAGACATTGATTTTGAGCAACGGCTGCAAGCAGTTAGAAGGTGATCAATTTCGTAATCTTTCACATTATTAGAAAGAATGCATGCTTTTTATAATTGCTTCTCATcaaagtatttaaaatatttacctcAACTGGCATTATAGTCACTCGGTGATTGTTCAGAATACTGTTACTCTGTCCATTATGTAAATTactttgtattaaaaaaaaaaaaaaatcttcatatcGATCACTACATATATTCAAAAAGTTTTCAATGTTTTCCtcgcttttttcttttcccattcAATATCACAGTAGAATAATTAATTGCCAagcctctctctttctttttatcatttttgcaGTTCTTTTGCTGAGGATCATTCATTCTGTAACTACTCAGGTCAGCACTTGAACAGAAAAAGACAGAAGCAATTAAAGAGTTTGGACCCATTGACTATGATGCACCAGTTAAAACTGAAAACAAGACAATTGGACTTGGAACTAAGGTACAACTCCTACAATGTGCATTTCCATTTTGGAATCATATGCAGCAATCTTCTTCAGTTATGCTGACATGGCTGATTTCTACTCTGGAAATGAATAGATTGGAGTAGGAGTAGCTGTTCTGGTCTTTGGCTTGGTTTTTGCTCTTGGAGACTTTCTTCCTTCAGGAAGGTATGCTATCGTGCTTTTGACTTTTTCTTGCTCTGCTACTTTTTTTTCAGATCAGTCGGCCTTTGCTTTAAACGTTCCTGCATAGCTGCTTGATTTATGACTTGCCTCTCCGCCATaccaaaaaaatagaagagaagaTGGAAGAGAGTCTACTTTGTTTGGATTTTCGTAGAGTTTAGCCCTTAAATTTCATGAATGTAGATTCACATCCTttttgcttgtgttttttttatgaaatttatctCTTCAGTCAGGATAAGttgtttctttgttcttttctaAAGCCTGAAGCAATGATGCCAATTAGTGCACCAGCTTCCCTGATGATCGCATAATTTGTGGATAGTGATAACTATGATTACTTCTTGTTAGAAGTCAAAATTGAATGAATATGGATTGAATGGCCTGATACAAATAAAGGCAGAAGGTTGAACGATCAAATTAAAACATTCTGTAGTTGAAGGACCTTTTTCAGAATTAGGTGCCAGCTGAGAGACCACCATTTCAAGCAACCCTACAATATATCTGTATTTTCATTTTTGGAGGACTTCTCTCATGTTAATCTGAACTGTTACATTTCAGTGATGGTCCAACAGAAGAAGCTACAGTAGTCAATAAAAAGCTATCAGAAGAAGAGCAGAATACTCTTCGGGTAATATTCTTGAAGATGGCTATATGTGTTCGTATGTGTTCACTGCCGATTATCAATGCAAAAACATTTAAAGCATCCAGTAAAACTAGAATTTacttttgcaatttttttactAGGATGTATATGCAGGTTTTCATAACCCTCCTGACCTATGTGATATGTCACATGCATTACTGTTTCTTCATCACCCTGTAAAGCTTAATTATATGTCCATCCTTTTCTTGTTGAAAGGAGTATTGACTTATGTTCAGATTATCTTCTACCAGGACACCCGTTTTCCTTCAACTTTACAGTGAATCCCTGTCAACCCTCTGATGGATTTCATCTGATAGGTTGCATGATAATTTACATATAGTAGAACAAGTTCCTCactccttttactttcttttgtgTTGCAGGCTAGGTTGAAACAATATGAATTGACACTCAGCACTGCCCCTAAGGATTCAATTGCACTTGAAGTGAGTCAAGGAA from Populus alba chromosome 8, ASM523922v2, whole genome shotgun sequence encodes the following:
- the LOC118045118 gene encoding uncharacterized protein, which gives rise to MAIAAAAAATMITSCSKFLRFRVQCSDNSSPRRGFGSKSDTNTNNKKARSSSSREEKGMALQQRKSTTQQSGASLPSQAPGLSSRFDGKSSRNSADIDFEQRLQAVRRSALEQKKTEAIKEFGPIDYDAPVKTENKTIGLGTKIGVGVAVLVFGLVFALGDFLPSGSDGPTEEATVVNKKLSEEEQNTLRARLKQYELTLSTAPKDSIALEGAAVTLVELGDYTRAASLLQDLAKEKPGDPDVFRLLGEIKYELKDYDGSAAAYRISAAVSKNVDFEVLRGHANALLAAKKPDEAVQVLLASRAKLNSGKSSSVDIKVNGNGMEIESQEVDPIQVDLLLGKAYSDWGHVSDAVSVYDQLISSHPDDFRGYLAKGIILKENGNVGDAERMFIQARFFAPEKAKALVDRYARK